The Candidatus Tectomicrobia bacterium DNA window CGCCGCGCTCGGAACGACGGCGGAATTGCCGGGTTGATCCGTTATCGGAGGGCTGAGCCGCTTTGAACACGACTCCACCGGGCAAGCGAACCGAGCCCGCCCTGGCCAGCCGCCGGGTGGTGATCAAGGTCGGGAGCTCCGTCCTCACGGCCCCGGACGAGGAGGGCGTGAACCGCCGCGTGCTCGGGCGCATCGCCTCCCAGGTGGCCGCGCTCCGCCGCGCCGGGCGGGAAGTGGTGCTGGTTTCCTCCGGCGCCATCGCGGCCGGCTCGAAGCGCCTGGGCATCCAGGGCGCCCCCAAGGGGATGCCCCAGCGCCAGGCGGCCGCCGCGGTCGGCCAGCCCATCCTGATGGAGGCCTACGGGCGGGCCTTCCGGCGCCTGGGGCTCGAGACGGCCCAGCTCCTCCTCACCCACGCCGACCTCGACGCGCGGTCCCGCTTCCTGAACGCCTGCAACACCTTCGAGGCGCTCCTGGCCCGGGGGGTGCTCCCCATCGTGAACGAGAACGACACGGTCTCGGTCGAGGAGATCCGCTTCGGGGACAACGACACCCTCGCCGCTCTCGTCGCCCAGATGATGCGGGCGGGGCTGGTGGTCATCCTCTCGGACGTCGAGGGCCTCTACGACGCCGACCCCCGGCGCGATCCCTCGGCCCGGCTCATCCGCCGGGTGGAGGGGCTGCCCCCCGAGGTGGCCGAGAAGGCGGGCGTCAGCGCCAACCCCCTGGCCCACGGGGGGATGCTCACCAAGGTCCGGGCCGTGAAGGTGCTGAACCGGATGGGCATCGCCACCCTCATCGTGCGGGGGAGGGCTCCCAACATCCTCCTCCGCGCCCTCGAGCGGGGGGAGGAGGGCACCCTCTTCGTCCCGAACGGCGCCCCGCTGAAGGCCCGGAAGGGCTGGATCGGGACGGCCGTCATCCCGCGCGGGTGGATCGGGCTGGACGCCGGGGCGGTCAAGGCCATCGCCGAGGGGGGCCGGAGCCTCCTGCCCAAGGGCATCGCCGGCGTGGG harbors:
- the proB gene encoding glutamate 5-kinase; its protein translation is MNTTPPGKRTEPALASRRVVIKVGSSVLTAPDEEGVNRRVLGRIASQVAALRRAGREVVLVSSGAIAAGSKRLGIQGAPKGMPQRQAAAAVGQPILMEAYGRAFRRLGLETAQLLLTHADLDARSRFLNACNTFEALLARGVLPIVNENDTVSVEEIRFGDNDTLAALVAQMMRAGLVVILSDVEGLYDADPRRDPSARLIRRVEGLPPEVAEKAGVSANPLAHGGMLTKVRAVKVLNRMGIATLIVRGRAPNILLRALERGEEGTLFVPNGAPLKARKGWIGTAVIPRGWIGLDAGAVKAIAEGGRSLLPKGIAGVGGDFRFGDVVELRDPKGRAVARGLSNYGAEEVARIAGRHTGEIAEILGGKHYDEVIHRNNLVLLD